A segment of the Sulfurovum indicum genome:
ATTATTTGATGATGTAAAAGAGGTAGTTGTTGAGCAACTGAATGTGAGCCCGGATGAGGTAAAAGAAGAGTCTAAGTTCGTAGAGGACCTTGGGGCTGACAGTCTTGATGTCGTTGAATTGGTAATGGCGCTTGAAGAGAAATTTGATATTGAAATTCCTGATGATCAGGCGGAAGCGATCGCAACTGTAGCAGATGCCATCAAATTTATCGAGAATGCAAACGCATAATCTAAACTCCTTCCTTCGGGAGGGCACTAAGAGATAGATGAGTGTTTGAAAACATGAGAAGTGTAAATATTCACCTATATCTTATGAAAGCAGACAGACAGGAGAAGCAGTGAAAAGAGTAGTGGTAACAGGTTTGGGAATGATCAACTCTCTTGGGTTGGATAAAGAGAGTGCATTCGCTGCCATTGTAGAAGGAAAATGCGGGATCAAAGAGATCGGGGCTTTTGATACTGAGAAGCATTCAGTTAAAATTGCGGGGGAGATCACCGATTTTGACCCGACATCCGTTATGGATGCCAAAGAGGTCAAAAAAGCGGACAGGTTTATTCAGCTTGGTCTCAAAGCGGCAGCTGAAGCGATGGAAGATGCAAAACTGCCTGAAAATGTGGACAGAGACCGTTTTGGTGTGGCCTCTGCATCAGGGATCGGTGGTTTGATCAATATTGAAAAGAACTCTATTATTTGTGCAACAAGAGGGCCCAAACGTATCTCTCCGTTCTTTATTCCGTCTTCACTGGTCAATATGCTTGGTGGTTTTGTTTCGATCTATCAGGAGCTTAGAGGTCCAAACCTCTCCTCTGTAACTGCCTGTGCTGCAGGGACGCATGCCATTGGTGAAGCTGCAAAGTCGATTATGGTAGGTACAGCAGACAAAATGCTTGTCATCGGTGCGGAAGCTGCGATCTGTGCTGCAGGTGTAGGTGGATTTGCTGCAATGAAAGCACTCTCTACACGCAATGATGACCCACAGCATGCTTCAAGACCGTTTGACGCAGAGCGTGACGGATTTGTCATGGGTGAGGGTGCTGCAGCATTGGTACTTGAAACCTATGAGGATGCTGTAGCACGTGGTGCAACGATCTATGGAGAGCTTATCGGGTTTGGTGAGAGTGGTGATGCAAACCATATCACAACACCAACTATGGATGGTCCTCTTCGTGCCATGAAAATGGCATACAGTATGGCAGGTGAGCCAAAGGTAGACTATGTCAATGCACATGGTACTTCTACCCCGATCAATGATAAAAATGAGACTGCTGCACTGAAAGAACTTTTTGGCGGTAAAGAGAACTGTCCTCCTGTAAGTTCCATCAAGGGACAGGTAGGACACTGCCTTGGGGCTGCCGGTGCGATCGAAGCAGTCGTTTCATTAATGGCAATGAGAGAGAGTATTCTGCCTCCGACTATCAACTATACAACTCCTGATGAGAACTGTGATCTTGACTATATACCAAATGAAGCAAGAAAAGCAGAGATAAATGTGGTGATGAGCAACTCCTTTGGGTTCGGCGGAACTAACGGTGTTGTTATCTTCAAGAAAGTATAAGCAAGGATCTTTTGATGGCAACCTATTTGGATTTTGAGAGTAAGATTGAAAAGATACAGGAAGAGATCGTATCTGCTCATGCTGTTGCCAATCTTGAAGCAGTAGAGAAGTATCAGAAAGAGTTACAAAAAGAGGTAGAGAAAACATTCAGCTCCTTGAGTGACTATCAGAAACTCCAGCTTGCACGTCATCCGGACAGACCCTATGCGCTTGACTATATCAAACTGATCCTTGAGGATGCCTACGAGATTCATGGTGACAGAGCTTTCCGTGATGATCCGGCTATTCTCTGCTATATCGGATGGATCGATGGACAGAAGACTATGGTGATCGGTGAGCAGAAGGGACGTGGAGTCAAAAACAAGATCAAGCGCAATTTTGGTATGCCCAATCCTGAGGGATATAGAAAAGCACTGCGTGCTGTACGTTTGGCTGAAAAGTTCAATATTCCGGTGTTAATGCTTATAGACACTCCGGGTGCCTATCCCGGTCTCGGTGCAGAAGAACGCGGACAGAGCGAAGCAATCGCAAGAAACCTTTTTGAGTTCGCCTCTATGAAAGTGCCGATGGTCTCTGTGGTCATTGGAGAGGGAGGTTCAGGAGGAGCACTTGCTATCGGTGTTGCCGATAGACTGGCGATGATGCGTTACTCTGTTTTTGCCGTGATCTCTCCGGAAGGATGTTCGGCTATTCTATGGAATGATCCAAGTAAAGTAGAGACAGCAACCAAAGCACTCAAGATAACACCTGGAGACCTGCTTGAACATGGACTGATAGATGATGTACTGGATGAACCGCTGATCGGTGCACACCGTGATAAAGTGACAGCGGCAGAAGTGTTGAAGAACTACTTCCTGGAAACAGTAAAAAACCTTAAAGAACTCTCTGTAGATGAGTTGCTCGACCAGCGCTATAAAAGGCTTACTTCCGTTGGTGCATTCAGCGAATAAGCATACTGTATGATACACGATATAGCAGCATTCCTTGTTGATAAAATAGGAGATATGGGCTATCTCGGTATCTTTATTCTGATGTTCCTTGAGAGTACTTTTTTCCCATTCCCCAGTGAAATTGTCATGATACCGGCAGGCTATCTTGCCTATAAAGGAGAGATGAATCTCTACCTTATTGTCCTGACAGGAATTGCAGGTTCTGTTGCCGGAGCACTCTTTAACTACTATCTGGCACTTCACTTCGGACGTACTTTTTTGCTTAGGTATGGAAAATATTTTTTTATTAAAAAGAAGACACTGGAGAAACTGGAAAGCTTTTTCCAAAAGCATGGAGAACTTTCTACCTTTAACGGAAGACTTATCCCGGGTATACGGCAGCTTATCTCTTTGCCGGCTGGACTGGCGCGAATGAACATTATCCATTTTTCATGCTATTCAGCTTTGGGTGCCGGTATCTGGGTGATCGTACTGGTTGCCTTGGGTTACCTGCTTGGGACAAATGAAACGTTGATATCCGAGTATCTGCATACAGCTACACTGATCGCACTCATCAGTGTCATATTGATCACGCTTTTTTATGTAATACGAAATAAAAGACGCCATAAGATACTGGAAGAGTAAACGTATGTATACTCTTTTATCCCGAAATACAGTGATTTATATTGTATAATTTGGGTTTATATCATGATCTCTCCAGTCGCCAGGCAACATATCTCTTTTTTTTGATCTTCGTATGCTTCAGGGCATTGACGGTTTTTTCGATAAAACTGTAATGTAGTACTATATAGGATCTGTTCTCTGTAATGGTGATCTTTCCTATCATCGTATTGTCAATACCTACCTCTTTACAGAGCGTTCCCAGGATATCACCGGCACGAAGTTTTGTCTTCTTACCACCATTGATACAGAGAGTATCCCAGGGTGATATCATGGTAAAAGATGGGTCATTGTTCAGTGTCTGAAGTGCTCTTTCTTGTGCTCTTTCAAGAATATAGGCAGTTTTTTGGCTTCCGGACATATAGAATGAAACGGCTTTGCCGGTTGCATCTGCACGTCCTGTACGGCCGATACGGTGCGTATATACTTCCTGGTCGAAGGGAAGATCATAATTGATCACAAGATCGATACCTTTAATGTCCAGTCCCCTTGAAGCAACATCGGTAGCAACCATGATACGTTTGGTACCGTTGGAAAAGAGAATGACCGCCTCATTCCGCTCACGCTGATCCAGGTCTCCATGCAGATCTATCACATCATGTCCTTGTGTATGGAGGTACGCTGCAAGTGTGATCACATCGGCTTTGGTATTACAGAATATCAGAAGTGATTCCGGTTTAAAGGAGTGTATGATCTGTATCAGTGCTTTTTGTTTATTGTCTACTGTATAGACAAGCTCTTTGATCTTCTGAGCTTCCTGAACGGTATCTACTTTGATGATGTCAGGATCATGCAAAAGTGTTTTGGCAAGGGTTTCTATTTTTTGAGGGAAAGTAGCGGAAAAGAGCAGTGTCTGCTTTTTCTTGGGCATGGCTGAGGAGATCTTTAGAATATCATTATAAAATCCCATATCAAGCATCCTGTCCGCTTCATCAAGTACCAGTGTCTTTATCCCTTTAAGTGCCAAAGTACCTTTCTCAAGGTGATCCTGAAGTCTTCCGGGTGTACCTATGAGAATATGTGCTCCCTTTGCCAACGAGTCTGCCTGTGTACGAAGCGGTACACCTCCATAGAGTGTAAGTATCTTGAGGTTGGATTTGTAAACAGAAAGCCTGCGAAGTTCCTCTGCAACCTGCTGTGCCAACTCCCGAGTCGGTGTAATGATAAGATGTTGTGGTGTGTGGCAGTTTGTATCTGTATGGATAATAAGAGGTATTCCGAAGGCTACGGTTTTCCCAGATCCAGTCTTTGACTGTGCCAGAACATCTTTTTGTGCCAATATTACAGGGATGGCTTTCTCCTGGATCTGTGTCATGGTTGTGAAATTGAGATGTTTGAGTGTCTCAAGAAGTGCTGAGGGAATGGTAGAGATGGAATCAAAGGTTGCCATAGGGTCTCGCTTTAGAATATGAATAAAAATATGTAAGAGTTGAAATAGGGAAGGGTTTGAAAAAATGCGGGCAAAAGCCCACAGAAAACTATGCTTTGCTTTTTCTGTAATCCAGGATCATTTTATACGCTTCATCTTTAAGAAGAAGCTTCTCTTTTTTAAGTGTTTCAATCTCCATATCTGTCATGGGGATGTCACCGTTCTCAGCTTTTTCGATCTTGTCGTCAAGTTCATTGTGCTTTTCGAAGATCCTTGCGAAATGGGCATTTTCCTGTTTCAGTTGATGGATTTCGTCTCTATATTCGTGTAACATAGGTTACTCCTCTATCTATTTTCAGTATTCTATCTTTTTTGTAGTTAGAACCATGTTAAATCAGGTTCGATATTCGGCATTGATCTTGACATACTCATAGCTCAGATCACAGCCATATGAAGTGTAGGCTCCATCTCCCATACCAAGATCACAGGTAACGGTGAACTGATCTTGTTTCATGATCTTGTAGGCACTCTCTTCTCTCTCTTTGTCCAATTCTCTGAATGTATCGGAATAGATGAGCAGTTCATCATAATGAATGGTCAGTTTCGTCTCATCGCACTCCACCCCGCTGGCACCTATGGTTGAAGCGATACGTCCCCAGTTGGGGTCCTCTCCAAAAAGGGCTGTTTTGACAAGCAGTGAGTTGCTAAGCGCAGTACTTGCTTTTTTTGCCTCCTCATCGCTTTTTGCCCCTTTGACTTCGAACGCAACCACTTTGTTGGCCCCTTCACCGTCTTTGAGGATCATCATCGCCAGTTCAAACATAAGTTTGTTCAGTACTTCGGAAAATACAGCTTTGTCGTACGCAGTGCTTAGTTTATTGGTAAGCAGCATTACTGTATCATTGGTAGAGGTATCACCGTCAACCGAGATACGGTTGAATGAATACTCTGTACTCTTATGAAGAAGATGCTCCATATCGGTTTTAGGGATATCTGCATCGGTAGCAATGAAGCAGAGCATCGTAGCCATAGCAGGGTTGATCATCCCGGCACCTTTACAAATAGCAGCAATATTGAAATGGGAGCCATCCTCAAGTTCGACACGGTAGGCCAGCTCTTTTTTAAAGCTGTCTGTAGTCATGATGGCACGTGCTGCTTTGTCAGAATGCTTTGCGTGGAAGTCCAGTTTGTCAAATGCAGAGATGATCTTGTCAATCGGAAGCCGATAGCCAATGACACCGGTAGAACTCATAACAGGGTTGAGTACCTCGATTTTTTGTGAAAGGGTTGACATAATAGTGTCAATGTCGTCAATTCCTTTCTGACCAGTCATGGCATTGGCATTTTTAGCATTGATCAATACGAAGTTGGTCTGAAAATCTTTTGGATAACGCTGATAGTGCTTGATTGGTGCTGCCTGAAACCTGTTGGAGGTA
Coding sequences within it:
- the acpP gene encoding acyl carrier protein, which encodes MALFDDVKEVVVEQLNVSPDEVKEESKFVEDLGADSLDVVELVMALEEKFDIEIPDDQAEAIATVADAIKFIENANA
- a CDS encoding beta-ketoacyl-ACP synthase II, whose product is MKRVVVTGLGMINSLGLDKESAFAAIVEGKCGIKEIGAFDTEKHSVKIAGEITDFDPTSVMDAKEVKKADRFIQLGLKAAAEAMEDAKLPENVDRDRFGVASASGIGGLINIEKNSIICATRGPKRISPFFIPSSLVNMLGGFVSIYQELRGPNLSSVTACAAGTHAIGEAAKSIMVGTADKMLVIGAEAAICAAGVGGFAAMKALSTRNDDPQHASRPFDAERDGFVMGEGAAALVLETYEDAVARGATIYGELIGFGESGDANHITTPTMDGPLRAMKMAYSMAGEPKVDYVNAHGTSTPINDKNETAALKELFGGKENCPPVSSIKGQVGHCLGAAGAIEAVVSLMAMRESILPPTINYTTPDENCDLDYIPNEARKAEINVVMSNSFGFGGTNGVVIFKKV
- the accA gene encoding acetyl-CoA carboxylase carboxyl transferase subunit alpha, producing MATYLDFESKIEKIQEEIVSAHAVANLEAVEKYQKELQKEVEKTFSSLSDYQKLQLARHPDRPYALDYIKLILEDAYEIHGDRAFRDDPAILCYIGWIDGQKTMVIGEQKGRGVKNKIKRNFGMPNPEGYRKALRAVRLAEKFNIPVLMLIDTPGAYPGLGAEERGQSEAIARNLFEFASMKVPMVSVVIGEGGSGGALAIGVADRLAMMRYSVFAVISPEGCSAILWNDPSKVETATKALKITPGDLLEHGLIDDVLDEPLIGAHRDKVTAAEVLKNYFLETVKNLKELSVDELLDQRYKRLTSVGAFSE
- a CDS encoding DedA family protein; this encodes MIHDIAAFLVDKIGDMGYLGIFILMFLESTFFPFPSEIVMIPAGYLAYKGEMNLYLIVLTGIAGSVAGALFNYYLALHFGRTFLLRYGKYFFIKKKTLEKLESFFQKHGELSTFNGRLIPGIRQLISLPAGLARMNIIHFSCYSALGAGIWVIVLVALGYLLGTNETLISEYLHTATLIALISVILITLFYVIRNKRRHKILEE
- the dbpA gene encoding ATP-dependent RNA helicase DbpA produces the protein MATFDSISTIPSALLETLKHLNFTTMTQIQEKAIPVILAQKDVLAQSKTGSGKTVAFGIPLIIHTDTNCHTPQHLIITPTRELAQQVAEELRRLSVYKSNLKILTLYGGVPLRTQADSLAKGAHILIGTPGRLQDHLEKGTLALKGIKTLVLDEADRMLDMGFYNDILKISSAMPKKKQTLLFSATFPQKIETLAKTLLHDPDIIKVDTVQEAQKIKELVYTVDNKQKALIQIIHSFKPESLLIFCNTKADVITLAAYLHTQGHDVIDLHGDLDQRERNEAVILFSNGTKRIMVATDVASRGLDIKGIDLVINYDLPFDQEVYTHRIGRTGRADATGKAVSFYMSGSQKTAYILERAQERALQTLNNDPSFTMISPWDTLCINGGKKTKLRAGDILGTLCKEVGIDNTMIGKITITENRSYIVLHYSFIEKTVNALKHTKIKKKRYVAWRLERS
- a CDS encoding YdcH family protein, encoding MLHEYRDEIHQLKQENAHFARIFEKHNELDDKIEKAENGDIPMTDMEIETLKKEKLLLKDEAYKMILDYRKSKA
- the argJ gene encoding bifunctional glutamate N-acetyltransferase/amino-acid acetyltransferase ArgJ, coding for MSNYTITSLNGGLANVKGFFCDAVNVGMRPDADQGDVAFIRSEPPCDISAVFTSNRFQAAPIKHYQRYPKDFQTNFVLINAKNANAMTGQKGIDDIDTIMSTLSQKIEVLNPVMSSTGVIGYRLPIDKIISAFDKLDFHAKHSDKAARAIMTTDSFKKELAYRVELEDGSHFNIAAICKGAGMINPAMATMLCFIATDADIPKTDMEHLLHKSTEYSFNRISVDGDTSTNDTVMLLTNKLSTAYDKAVFSEVLNKLMFELAMMILKDGEGANKVVAFEVKGAKSDEEAKKASTALSNSLLVKTALFGEDPNWGRIASTIGASGVECDETKLTIHYDELLIYSDTFRELDKEREESAYKIMKQDQFTVTCDLGMGDGAYTSYGCDLSYEYVKINAEYRT